In Silene latifolia isolate original U9 population chromosome 3, ASM4854445v1, whole genome shotgun sequence, a single window of DNA contains:
- the LOC141649177 gene encoding uncharacterized protein LOC141649177 → MDIDVFYGMCGENHKRLETIEHLFRDCEVSARIWAGLDLGIRVENAKSLNMTDWIIDWVRYLLSREGGVKRVIMFIAILWGLWIVRNKIKFEGLAMNSRVISGLLFESINEKVRTLSDQVDGENLKKCLKGGSGEHIEQKKSEIRDGHPLQMIGNQEQCNVIRVEVDAGWERTYAAAFRWVAYDGTGQECMRRQVRTRAESALQAEALGVRDVLLWAASGGFLHLDISSDCLQLINEIAGVDKEDHLIAGILEEMRGLSSYFHCLCFKFIPRHFNGVAHGLARQALKL, encoded by the coding sequence ATGGATATTGACGTTTTCTATGGGATGTGTGGGGAGAATCACAAACGACTGGAGACCATAGAGCATTTGTTTAGGGACTGTGAGGTCTCAGCCAGGATTTGGGCAGGGTTAGATTTAGGTATTAGGGTTGAAAATGCAAAGTCTTTAAATATGACCGATTGGATTATTGATTGGGTTCGATATCTTTTGAGTAGGGAAGGAGGGGTGAAGAGGGTGATAATGTTCATAGCAATTTTATGGGGATTGTGGATTGTACGAAACAAGATCAAGTTTGAAGGGTTGGCTATGAACTCACGAGTAATCTCTGGATTATTATTTGAATCGATTAATGAAAAGGTACGTACCTTAAGTGATCAGGTGGACGGAGAGAATCTGAAGAAATGCTTAAAAGGGGGTTCTGGGGAACATATTGAACAGAAAAAATCGGAAATAAGGGACGGACACCCTTTACAAATGATCGGCAATCAGGAACAATGCAATGTTATCCGGGTTGAAGTGGACGCTGGATGGGAACGAACATATGCGGCGGCTTTCAGATGGGTGGCCTATGATGGGACGGGGCAAGAGTGTATGCGACGGCAGGTGAGAACCAGAGCGGAATCAGCATTGCAGGCGGAAGCATTGGGGGTTCGAGATGTTCTCTTATGGGCGGCTTCGGGGGGTTTTCTTCATCTGGACATTTCGTCGGACTGCTTACAGCTTATTAACGAAATTGCAGGGGTCGACAAGGAAGATCATTTGATTGCAGGCATCTTGGAGGAAATGCGTGGTCTTTCAAGCTATTTTCATTGTCTATGTTTTAAGTTTATACCGAGGCATTTTAATGGTGTTGCTCATGGCCTGGCTCGTCAGGCCTTAAAATTGTAA